From the Candidatus Nomurabacteria bacterium genome, one window contains:
- a CDS encoding DUF167 domain-containing protein, translating into MQQLAVKVKPNSKQVTLAWNGEKLAVRLTASPQDGKANRQLVEVLAKEFGLAKRQVVIAKGHTSSNKLLQLDVSQAQLDQHLAGLDQLPEQTKLLPL; encoded by the coding sequence ATGCAGCAATTAGCCGTTAAAGTTAAACCAAATAGCAAACAGGTAACTTTGGCATGGAACGGCGAAAAGCTGGCCGTTCGGTTGACTGCATCACCGCAAGATGGCAAAGCCAATCGACAACTTGTCGAAGTATTAGCTAAGGAGTTTGGACTAGCCAAGCGCCAGGTGGTTATAGCCAAAGGTCATACTAGCTCAAACAAATTACTACAACTAGATGTCAGCCAAGCACAACTAGACCAGCACTTGGCTGGTTTAGATCAGTTGCCCGAGCAAACTAAGTTGCTACCACTGTAG